The genomic stretch GGCTCACTGAAGtcacttcttgttatttttagtaTACTCACTGGTATGTACCATTATCATCATAGTTGATTGATTCTGGAACATTCTCACCCTAATTTACATCTTTGAATAGCTTGCAATCCAAGTTTTTTAAACCTAGAGGAAAGGATTGAGGGTGTGTGTGTTCAACTTGGTAAGAAGGTTCAGTAGCTGCCATTCTTTTTCTGATCATTGtctcctaggtttttttttttttttttgttctttgttttgttttctcaagatttatctattttatgtatgtgaataaacTGTCTCACCAGTCTCActgacacaccggaagagggcatcagattccattacagatggttgtgagccaccatgtggttgccgggatttgagctcaggacctctggaagggcagtcagtgctcttaactgctgagccatctctccagccctgtctcctAGTTTTAAGACAATGTCTATGATTGATCAGTCAGGTCTCGagcttgagatcctcctgcctcagcctgccaagTGCTTGGATTTGGTGTATGCTATCCCATCCAGCTTTATGGGATGCTAAGAGTTAAAGTGGGAGCGTGATTCTGGCTGTTTTGGTTCGGATTCTGTTGAGATGAGTTTGAACAGAAGAATGGAGACTCTGGTCCTTCGTGTACCAAAAGAAACACATGGAAGGACCACAGCACTGCTTAAGGCTTAGTCTATTGTGTACCAGCATGACCTGGACATTCAGACATGGGCCTGAACTTATGGGGCAAAGCAAAGCTTTGTCCTACAGACAGCTGGGGCAAGTTAGAGACTTTAGCAACAGGAAACCCTGGGGGAACAGTGGCCTGAGCGTTGTCCTGCTGAGTCCTAAGTGATGCGCATACGCATGCTCAGTGCCATGGTGCTGAGGAGCAGCCGGACCTCCCTCAGGCTGGCTCTTTCGCTGCTTACTTTGGGCCGACGTGACTGGTTTTGAGTGGGAAACATCCAAAGGAAAGCAGAACTGATCAGCCGTGGGTCTGCTTATTCTGCAACAGCCACTTTTACCTTTTTGGGTGCTATGTTCTGAGTATGAGAGCCTGCAGTTGGATCTTCATTCAGTCTAGTTGCTTGTCCAACAAGTAACCCTCAACCCTGGTCCTGCCTCTGGTGACTAAATCCTAGGGTGTGGTTAGGTTAGGGGCTCTCCTTTAACTGTGATCACCCTTCTGCCTAGACTCCCATCCACGAGTTTTCAGGTTTATCCATGTGTTTTAGGGAGTGTTGTGAAGAGTGAAGACTATGCTCTCCCATCTTATGTTGATCGGCGTGACTACCCCTTGCCTGATGTGGCCCACGTCAAGCTGCTGTCTGCCAGCCAGAAGGCcctgaaggagaaggagaaggccgACTGGAGCAGCCTTTCCAGGGATGAGAAAGTCCAATGTGGGTATCAGAGGGTGTGCATGAAAACTCAGTAGTGTGTGGAGCTGACTAGGTCAGGTCTCCGGCTGGGCCTCTGGGTATCTCTACTCCACACTGCTGCCTTAGCCCTTAGTGAGGAGCAGGCGTGGAGATTACAGCTTTTCTGTACGCACGATGGGGGTGGTTTTGCCAAAAGATCAGCTAAACATCGTGTGCTGTGAAAGCCGTGTGAAGAGTCACATTCAGAGGCCTTTGCTCACACTCAGCTCTGCGttttctccctctgtgtgtgctggtgtgtgagCGCAGATCTGTGCCCAGTTGTGTGTTCTGGCCTAGCCCATGCTGTCCCTGGGATGGGTTCTTCAGGGAGGGGACTGAGTCCTCTTTACCCTGCATATGTCCCGTTCAGTGTACCGCATCCAGTTTAACGAGAGCTTCGCTGAGATGAACAAGGGCACCAATGAGTGGAAGACAGTGGTGGGCCTGGCCATGTTCTTCATCGGCTTCACTGCGCTTGTGCTGATCTGGGAGAAGAGCTACGGTAAGTGGGGAGGGCGAGGCGAGGTGAGGCCTGGGTCAGCTGTGGCTCTTGGTACTGTTGGGGTCTCACGTGGCCTCCAGAGACATTGTAATCACAGGGACATTTCAGAGCTAGAGGGAGCCTTTTGCACGGCCAACTGTCCTTGTGGCAGAGTGAGACGGGTTTGCTTTGTGTAGCATACCAAGTTCTGTAGCCCTGGATCTGCTTAGCTCAGTCCCATGTCTACAGCGGACTGCATAGTGTGAGCTAGGAGACCCATTTGCTGCATGGCTGGCTGCATGGCTGGCTGCATGGCTGGCTGCATGGCTGGCTGCATGGCTGGCTGCATGGCTGGCTGCATGGCTGGCTGCATGGCTGGCTGCATGGCTGGCTGCATGGCTGGCTGCATGGCTGGCTGCATGGCTGGCTGCATGGCTGGCTGCATGGCTGGCTGCATGGCTGGCTGACTGGTCCTGAGCATCTGGAGTCTGGGGTGTTAAGGCTTTTTTTTCCATACTGTTTGGACACTGTTGAGCTTGCCTGCTCTCTGACATGCATCCTCTTTGGGTCAGGCTGTGTTTGCATTCAGAGCAGGCCCTCCTTGTGAGTGTGGCTGCAGATTCCTAACATGCCAGCCTTCTGAGTGGCTCCCCCTAGCTGTGTGGTAGGCCGCCCTGCAGACTCTGCCACTGACGGCTTAATACTTAGGACTCCCTGCAGACCTTTCACAAGTGAGGAAGGGTCTGAGATAGGAGTTACTAGAGCCCTGGATTAAAGCTTGTGAGAGAGAGGGGTTGAGTGACTTTGCTTAAGTCTGGGGGCAACCTGAGCCATGGATGCTTGGGCTGCGTCATCCCAGCGGGCAGCCTTCCTCACAGAGTTGTTCTCTACCACAGTGTATGGCCCCATCCCTCATACCTTTGATCGTGACTGGGTGGCCATGCAGACCAAGCGGATGCTGGACATGAAGGTCAACCCCATTCAGGGCTTCTCCGCCAAGTGGGACTACAACAAGAATGAATGGAAGAAGTGAGAGCCTGCTGCTGTgggctcctccctccctccctccctcagcatgctggaagctgctgtgtcCAATGGTCCATGTTAATAAATGACCAGTTTACGTGGTGCCTGTGTGGTTCATTCTTTGGCAGTCATTAAGTGAAGGTGCCTGTCTGCTGAGATGCTAGGTCTCTCATAGTGGAAGTGACGAGGTTTTAAGGTTTTCTAGTTGTAGTATTACTGTGTATGATGTGTGTCAGGAAGCATGTATGGAGAACAGAACAGCTTGGGAGTGGGTGTTCACCCTCCATTTTGATGTGGTTTTGGGAGTCAAGTTCAGGTCACCAGGCCGGGTGACACGCGTTTCTACCCACTGATgggtaaatatattttgagtaggAGACTTGCATTTTAACTTGTTAGAAAGTTTATAAAAACCGAACCTGTCAGGCAGTggtgactcccagcacccagtgggcagaggcagggagatctctgagtttcaggatagccagggctgcacagggaaaccctgtcttgaaaaacaaacaagcaaaaaagttGGAACGAGACCGACTGTTCTGGTGGTCTGGGGGATTGACTGACTGTTCTAGTGGTCTGGGGGATTGTAGGTTGTGACATTTTACATGGTCCTAAAATCCTATTAGGGTAGCCTGACACCAAGTCCTAAGTACCGGCTTACAGAAATTGCCGTGAGCTACTTCTGAGACTTTCTGTCTCTTGAAATTGTCACCACTCAACAGAGGTAACCACCTGGCTGTGCAGAGCAGGCCAGGCTGTAACGactggccaggcatggtggcacattctccatcccaacactcagaaggcagaagcgaAGGCAGAGGGATCACAGTAAGTTGAGGACAGTCTGGTTGATAGTgcgttctaggccagccagggctttgGAGAGCCTGATAAAACCCAGTTGCAGTGCTAGTGCCGGGTGTGGCTGCTAGGGGCATGGCTGCCAGGAGCCTCAGGCCCTGAGGTCCAACCTCGGCTACAAGCTGGCAGCAGAGCTGGAGCCTGATGAACAGTGGCTTCAGGAGGCCGGCCTGACCCCTGGCAAGCACTTAGGAGACAGCCCATTGCCTCGTCCCAGGTAAGCACCAGAGATCCTGTCTACAAGGGAAGAGATGCTTGAAGGGGTAGCCTGCAGATCAGGCAAGCGCTGGGCTACTGAGCTATAGCTCCAGGCTTTGtgcttgttcttttaaaaaaacgcTGGAGAAATGGATCAGCGATTAGCAGTGtgtcctgctcttccagaggacctgagtttggtccccagcacccacgtcaaaTGGCTCAAACttgcctgtaactctggctccaggggatccgatgctctTTTCAGCTCATACTTGCACTCCTAGACTCGTGCCCCCATAAACacaggatttaaaaagaaatcttttgggttttttgttgtttttcctgagacaagggtttctctgtgtaacagcctggGCTATCCTGGACTTGTtcttgtagaccaggttgtcctttAACTCgcagagaaccacctgcctctacctcctgagttctggaatcaaaggtgtgccTCACCACATCCAGCCCTAAAAAATGTGGTATGGTGGTTCTTGCTtcttgcttttaatcccagtacccaaGAGAGGTAGGTTTTTGAGAGCAGCCAAGTTTACATAGTTTTAGGACTGCATAGAGAGACCCTGGCTAAactaaaaccaaaatcaaaagagTCGTAAGCACTATTTGTTaagtatgtattgtgtgtatgtgtgcacacgcacgcatgtgtggggtgtgtgtgtgtgtgtatgtgtgtgcatgtgcccgtgtgtgtgggtgggtgtgtgtgtgtgtgcgcgtgcgcccgtgtgtgtgtgtgtgtgtgtgtatgtgtgtgtgtgcgcccgtgtgtgtgtatgtgcgtgtgtgtgcgtgtacccgtgtgtgtgcccgtgtgtatgtgtgtatgtgtgtgggtgcgcccgtgtgtgtgtgtgtgtgtatgtgtgtgtgtatgtgtgtgcgtgcgcccgtgtgtgtgtgtgtatgtgtgtgcgtgcacccgtgtgtgtgtgtgtgtgtatgtgtgtgcgtgtgcccgtgtgtgtgtgtgtgtgtgtgtgtgtgtgtgtgtgtgtgtagcaatcaGAAGATAAACTTGTTTTCTCCCCTACcctggggttcaaactcaggctATCAGGCTTGTCAATGGGAAACttttcctgagacacacagctctggctcagaaaaaaaaagggccTCAAGATGCCTTTTAAAGGGGTTGTCTTGGGCCTAGGCATCCAGATGGTGCCTGGTCCCTGAGTTTTGCAACTACCACAGCTATTTTCATGCAATGTATTCTCAGCACTGGGCAGCAGAGGGCGCTCAGAGACCTAAACAAAGAGTGTAGAGTTGCAGCATCGGAAATCTGAACCAAGACTGAATGACGTGGGGCCCAACTCAGACGAAAGCCTCCAGTGCTGATCTTGTTGGAGCACCTGGTACAGTGCCTGGCACGTGGTGCTTCATAAGTGCTTAGTAAGTGAACACATCAAAGCCTTATGCGTGGGCCCACCTCCATGGGGCTTCCGAAACTACTTCATCTTTTTGTTCTTTTGCCTCCCACCATGAGTCAACACTGAAAGCAAACAAATGCAAACACCTAAGGGTCTAGGGTTAGTGAGCTAGAGTGGGCTGTGGGCAGGCAGCCCCTTGCTTTGGGATGGGCGTTTTGGATTCCACTCCTTTGCTGTGCCAGGTTGATCTCGGCATGAACAAGGTGAGACCTGGGGATGTGTGTGCAAAGCATGTATTCTCATGCTTGAGGAAGAGAGTGTTCCTTTAGAAATCTGATGGTTGggctagagagagatggctcagttgttaagagcactgtctgctcttatagaggtcctgagttcaattcccagcaaccacatggtggctcacaaccatctgtaatgggatccaatgccctctcctggtgtgtctgaagaaagccacagtgtactcacacatttaaaaaaaagaaagaaagacaatgcaATGTCTGATAGTTGCTGGGTATGGTAGCAATCCATTGGTCATTGGCTGCTTGTGCTCGCCCAGAGGTTTCTCCAAGCCTTCCCAGTTTTAGCACTGAAGTTCTATGATGTGCTCATTTAACCAGTCGGTTTAGACCATGATTGTGACAAGATATGAAGGTCCCGAGGCAACACCGGTAGAACAAGCTCAGCAAACATGAAATATGCTCACACAGGACACCTGGCACCCCTCAGGCCCCTGGACTGTGGTTCCTGGTGGAA from Rattus norvegicus strain BN/NHsdMcwi chromosome 19, GRCr8, whole genome shotgun sequence encodes the following:
- the Cox4i1 gene encoding cytochrome c oxidase subunit 4 isoform 1, mitochondrial precursor, whose product is MLATRALSLIGKRAISTSVCLRAHGSVVKSEDYALPSYVDRRDYPLPDVAHVKLLSASQKALKEKEKADWSSLSRDEKVQLYRIQFNESFAEMNKGTNEWKTVVGLAMFFIGFTALVLIWEKSYVYGPIPHTFDRDWVAMQTKRMLDMKVNPIQGFSAKWDYNKNEWKK